From Melitaea cinxia chromosome 30, ilMelCinx1.1, whole genome shotgun sequence, one genomic window encodes:
- the LOC123668213 gene encoding uncharacterized protein LOC123668213, with protein sequence MRSRSPCDSDSSRARLWKRKRDREEDTSDDTDDKSTAGKCHTARRGRGRPPTTGQYVGLAKAKADYLKQCERELELEAESEAIEISKRVRASRSNINTEGGSISGECSITDLHRKAQEYVEAILTVTKISKNLKGTSKKALNESAEGIGEVLGALYHRTTNDEVRQLREANERLEAENVQLRSEISELRQSVADIRRELGSTSTPAPPANENGLIDRIMAGVGAMLDSRLAKLEESGRLLPEASEVRKGPPAASKKIATSPPQTGVTTLTPPANPAPKSASQSAKKKKKKKKAGAATQVAALNEPRPLPPAPAALTEGWNVVARKGRKAGPPKNQPQPQNKGGPAKKSKTPKLRLPRSAAVQLTLLPGSTRTYAEVLGAIKADGLIASMGVETRYRVSQTGARRFELPGTGNKEKAEELARRIKAVVGEDVAVTRPEKCADLRVAGLDDSVTPQELAGVIAKAGGCAEESIKVGEVRQNFAGIGTAWVRLPVEAAKKVVDGRRLLVGFVSASVTLLKTRPQQCYRCHEVGHVAAKCDKGVDRSGQCYRCGKEGHIRRQCTAEACCPICQAEKKPAGHSLVACPRNKAGRRKKAATKNKTRAPPANRAGEVTMDTQS encoded by the coding sequence ATGAGGTCGCGGTCACCGTGCGACTCCGACTCGTCTCGCGCTCGGCTCTGGAAGCGGAAGCGCGATAGGGAAGAAGACACGTCAGATGACACTGACGATAAGTCCACGGCAGGAAAGTGTCACACGGCGCGCAGGGGTCGTGGTCGACCGCCCACGACAGGGCAATATGTTGGCCTCGCCAAGGCCAAGGCCGACTACCTCAAGCAGTGCGAGAGGGAGCTCGAGCTTGAGGCCGAAAGCGAGGCCATTGAGATCTCAAAGAGAGTGAGAGCTTCGCGCTCCAATATCAATACGGAAGGTGGGTCGATTTCGGGAGAATGCTCGATAACAGATCTGCATCGGAAGGCCCAGGAATATGTCGAGGCCATTCTCACCGTGACGAAGATTTCCAAGAACCTCAAGGGGACAAGCAAGAAAGCCTTAAATGAGTCCGCCGAGGGTATAGGCGAAGTACTCGGCGCCCTATACCACCGAACGACGAATGATGAGGTCAGGCAGCTGCGGGAGGCCAACGAGCGCCTAGAAGCGGAGAACGTACAGCTCCGCTCGGAGATCTCCGAGCTGCGACAGAGTGTAGCCGACATTAGGCGTGAGCTGGGCTCGACGTCCACTCCAGCCCCTCCCGCGAATGAAAACGGACTGATCGACCGCATAATGGCGGGGGTGGGCGCCATGCTCGACTCCCGCCTGGCGAAGCTGGAGGAGTCTGGCAGACTCCTGCCTGAAGCGTCTGAAGTGCGAAAAGGACCACCGGCGGCTTCGAAGAAGATCGCAACGTCGCCGCCGCAGACAGGGGTCACAACGCTGACTCCGCCAGCGAACCCGGCCCCAAAGTCTGCAAGTCAGTCTgccaagaagaagaaaaagaagaagaaggcggGTGCGGCTACCCAAGTCGCCGCGCTCAACGAGCCTCGCCCCCTACCACCTGCTCCGGCCGCTCTGACGGAGGGGTGGAATGTGGTGGCGAGGAAAGGAAGAAAGGCGGGGCCGCCCAAAAACCAGCCCCAGCCCCAGAACAAAGGTGGGCCGGCTAAAAAGTCAAAAACGCCGAAGCTGCGATTGCCGCGATCGGCGGCGGTGCAGCTGACGCTGTTGCCGGGCAGCACGAGGACCTACGCGGAGGTCCTCGGTGCCATAAAGGCTGACGGCCTTATAGCGAGCATGGGCGTCGAGACTCGCTATAGGGTCTCTCAGACCGGCGCGCGAAGGTTCGAGCTGCCCGGCACCGGCAATAAGGAGAAGGCCGAGGAGCTAGCCCGGCGCATCAAGGCGGTCGTCGGCGAGGACGTGGCGGTCACCCGCCCGGAGAAGTGCGCCGACCTGCGGGTGGCCGGGTTAGACGACTCGGTCACTCCCCAGGAGCTGGCCGGCGTGATCGCCAAGGCGGGAGGATGCGCCGAGGAATCGATAAAAGTGGGCGAAGTACGGCAAAACTTCGCCGGCATCGGGACAGCGTGGGTTCGCCTGCCAGTAGAGGCGGCGAAGAAAGTGGTCGACGGGCGCCGCCTACTCGTCGGGTTCGTGTCGGCGAGTGTGACCCTGTTGAAGACGAGACCGCAACAATGCTATCGCTGCCACGAGGTTGGGCACGTGGCAGCGAAGTGTGACAAGggagtggaccgcagcggccagTGCTACCGCTGCGGCAAGGAGGGGCACATTCGCCGGCAATGTACTGCCGAAGCTTGCTGTCCCATATGCCAGGCGGAGAAAAAACCGGCTGGGCACAGCCTAGTTGCGTGCCCTCGCAATAAAGCGGGAAGGAGGAAGAAGGCGGCGACCAAAAATAAAACCCGCGCGCCGCCTGCCAACAGAGCTGGGGAGGTGACAATGGACACCCAATCATAG
- the LOC123668214 gene encoding uncharacterized protein LOC123668214 produces the protein MHGGPGGVATFLPELSSGEARQSGIRVFQCADDGSGTVKAAVIVFDADLHITQYPKLTTNNISVVGIRVRSREIILVSFYFEPNLPMDSYLAHLRRVQRETGSRSIVIGGDSNAKCVWWGSPVTDRRGEELHGFLEDLGLCLLNQGETPTFDTIRGGERYSSYIDITAVSPDLLGLVDGWRVREDLTNSDHNAITFLINTKHINTNTIRHTTRKYFTKKANWAQFREKLGQIKTQEHFTIDTIKNIQTHAQLDSTITQLNDIIQKTCTKTIPLTKHREVLAMQT, from the exons ATGCACGGAGGACCCGGCGGTGTCGCCACCTTCCTGCCGGAACTGTCGTCGGGCGAAGCTC GTCAGAGTGGGATCAGGGTCTTCCAGTGTGCGGACGATGGAAGTGGGACTGTCAAGGCCGCAGTCATCGTATTTGATGCGGACCTTCACATCACGCAGTACCCGAAACTCACCACGAACAACATCTCTGTGGTGGGGATCCGAGTTCGCAGCCGGGAGATCATCCTGGTCTCATTTTACTTTGAGCCTAACCTGCCGATGGACTCGTACCTGGCACATCTGCGCCGGGTGCAGCGCGAGACGGGAAGTCGGAGTATTGTAATTGGGGGAGACTCCAATGCCAAATGCGTCTGGTGGGGTAGTCCCGTGACGGATCGCCGCGGCGAAGAACTGCACGGGTTCCTGGAGGACCTCGGTCTCTGCCTCCTGAACCAAGGGGAAACCCCCACCTTCGACACTATCCGGGGCGGCGAAAGGTACAGCAGTTATATTGATATAACTGCTGTATCGCCTGACCTGCTTGGCCTGGTGGACGGCTGGCGCGTGCGCGAAGACCTGACCAACTCGGACCACAACGCCATCACCTTCCTCATCAACACCAAACACATCAACACAAACACCATCAGACACACAACACGAAAATACTTCACAAAAAAGGCGAATTGGGCCCAGTTTCGTGAGAAACTGGGTCAAATTAAAACGCAAGAACACTTCACAATAGAcacaattaaaaacatacagACACACGCACAATTGGACTCCACAATAACTCAACTAAACGacataatacaaaaaacatGCACAAAAACAATACCACTAACAAAACATAGGGAGGTCCTTGCGATGCAAACATAG